DNA sequence from the Tissierella sp. MB52-C2 genome:
ATGAAATATGGCGTGGATGGAAGCTTTCTGGGAATCATAGTACAGGAAATAAACAATGAGATAGTAATAAAAATTGAAGACCATGGTGTTGGCATAGTGGCAAAAGAAAAAGAAGAAATTTTTAATAGAACCTTTACTTTAAATAGTAGCAAGGAGAGAAAACATTCAGGAAGTGGTCTTGGACTTCCGATATGCAGAAACCTGATTAAGCAAATGAATGGTACAATTCATGTTTCCAGTGTTCCAGAAAAAGAAACTATATTTTCTGTACATTTAAAAAGTTAGAAAAAAGTTAGAATTAAAATAGAAAAAAGAGAAGTTCACTCTGTATACTTAGAAATATGCAAAGGAGGGAACATACAATGGAATATATATTGGAAACCAATGGGCTTACTAAATCGTACAAAAAGAAAATGGCAGTCGATCATGTGAATTTACATGTCAAAAAAGGTGAAATCTACGGGTTCGTCGGGCCAAATGGAGCTGGCAAGAGTACCATATTAAAAATGATTTTGAATCTTACAAAACCGGATTCTGGAGAGATAAAAATATTTGGAGAGACAGTTAGCAATAATAATTTTGAAATATTGAAACGGATTGGCTCAATCATAGAAAATCCATATTTTTATGACAAACTAACTGGACGTGAAAACCTGAAATTGCATTGTGAATATATGGGGTATCATAATAAAGGACAGATTGATCATGTATTAGAGGCTGTTTCGCTGACAGATATTGAAAATAAAGCGGTAGCACATTATTCCTTAGGAATGAAGCAGCGTTTAGCAACTGCAAGAGCAATCTTGACAAAACCCCAAATTTTGATATTAGATGAACCTATCAATGCACTAGATCCAGAAGGAATACGGGAAATGCGCTCTTTGTTTCGTAAATTAAATGAGGAATGGGGAATCAGTATTCTTATTTCGAGTCATATTTTATCAGAAGTAGAACTAATTGCTGACACGATTGGTGTCATACAGAAAGGACGACTTCTGAAAGAAATATCCATAGAAGATATTCATGATTATAGTACAGAGTATATGGAAGCAGAGGTAAGTGATACCAGCCGTGTAGGATATCTGTTAGAAGAAAAGCTGGGTATTACGAATTATAAAATTATTTCTGATAAAAAAATTCGGATTTTTGATATGCATATATCCGGTACAGAAATCTCTGGATTGATTATCCAAAGCGGAATTGGGCTTGAAAGTATCCGAAAACAGAAAAATACATTGGAAGATTATTTCTTCCAGTTGACAGAAGAGGATGAAAGATTATGATGCAATTGATGAGATTAGAATTAAAAAAATATAAATTACAATATCATATCATAGGTGTCGTGATCGCCATTCTGTTAATAATGGCTTTTATTACCATTTCACTTGTTGATAGTATGACAGATCCTACACAGACAAAGGATACTTATGAAAGTACATTTATGGCAATTAATCTATTAATAACGGTTATATTTTTGGTATATTCTTCTGTACTGATATCTAAGAT
Encoded proteins:
- a CDS encoding ABC transporter ATP-binding protein, with protein sequence MEYILETNGLTKSYKKKMAVDHVNLHVKKGEIYGFVGPNGAGKSTILKMILNLTKPDSGEIKIFGETVSNNNFEILKRIGSIIENPYFYDKLTGRENLKLHCEYMGYHNKGQIDHVLEAVSLTDIENKAVAHYSLGMKQRLATARAILTKPQILILDEPINALDPEGIREMRSLFRKLNEEWGISILISSHILSEVELIADTIGVIQKGRLLKEISIEDIHDYSTEYMEAEVSDTSRVGYLLEEKLGITNYKIISDKKIRIFDMHISGTEISGLIIQSGIGLESIRKQKNTLEDYFFQLTEEDERL